DNA sequence from the Salminus brasiliensis chromosome 3, fSalBra1.hap2, whole genome shotgun sequence genome:
gcgtgtgtgtgtgtgaggatgtgtgtgtgaggatgtgtgtgtgaggatgtgtgtgAAAATATGTGTTTTTACCACAGAGCACATAAAATATACACTCGAGAAGCGCTCACTAAAAGAGCTGCACTAAATGACTGTGTGTATgggtctgtgtatgtgtgtgtgtgtgtgtgtggaaggagggTGTATTTATGTCATTGTGGGGACCAGCCAGGAACTGTTGCTGTGGGGACATCTGAACAGAACACTGGCAAACCCAGGCCTCAGAGCTGTCGTTCCCAGCTGTGTTCTGTCAGATACCAGCGTCATTACCGCTGCCCGTCATCACTGACACTGTCATACTGACTGGCAGGACTGTAGACTAGCAAATGACTAATACTGTCATACTGTGGAAACGACAGTACTCTTACATTACTGCacatacactatacgtccaaatatttgtgatCTGATGAATGCGTTTAGCTACTTtacgacacagatgtgcaaatgcccacacagagtagagaagtactgccaatagaataggactcaacatcatgaccctatcggcaccatgctgcctaatatagccAGGCGTGAGGGGTATAAtattagaggggtataaagccccccagcagcattgaggagctgtggagcagtggaggaactgtgttctctgaaatgatggtggaggagctccatccagtacttctgggatgagttggggatgatgaggtggggtggcaatCATTTATctaaacatcatgacctcactaatgccacTCTTGACAccgaatacaatcaaatcctcaccgcagtgcttctccaaaatctagtagaaagtcttcttctctagacagtagagacagttactccaacaaaagcaggatcagttctgtaatacccttgattttgcagaagaagcaatgaatgagcaggtgtcccaatacttttgtccatatagtgtgacATGCCATATGTAATGGCATGTTGCTTATGTCAGTGTTATGTAGTTCCTATAAAGGATGAGGTTAAGCTTAGGGTTGCATtagacagagcagagcagcattAACATgtattcttacacacacacacacacacacacacacacatacacacacactagtgagtgCTTATGCTGAAGTTTGTCTTTTTCTGCTTTTGCGCAATAATTTCACACTTGTAAGCAAATGTTTGCTTGTTTGAACATTGGCTCATCTGCAAGTTTCTATGCATGCACAAAATGTCATACACctcccacctacacacacacacacacacacacacacacacacacacacgcacacacacaactgtagATGAATGAAACACAGCTTTACTGAGTTACTACAGCGCTGTAGTTACAGGTAAACAGAGGGAGTGTGTAATGTACGTTGGTGCTATAACACAAAGGCCTGGCATCTCCAAAATGTGCAAAGAtttgattccaggtcattttggattgtttctattggtccgttaattatgaaattctgatacagtataaagaacaaccgCAGATTCAGATTCTGGAGATAAGAGATGACGTGTAAACatgtgtatgtttatatatataattatatattatatatctctGTATccatatgtaataataaaatgtttcatatatatatctatagtgTTGTAAGGATATTTTAGGCCCCTaatcccatcactctaccccccgtctctcagcagtgagacagtttctactgtagaagctccagatctgatcagatcagataaagcagctgaacataaatccagtaaaaaggaaacaagagcttctcattctgaagaaagaaagtagtgagatcttgtcggtgagctagtctgaagaacagagctcggttcctccagggttctcctggacgccccccagtccagccagtaCAGTATGTGTTCAActcctccatcagcagcagcagcagcagctcacctgatttaccatcattaagccctgatttgccaccaaaccaggtgttgatctgaggagaactctaaataacactagactccatgagagaggagaactctggagatgttctaatgatgaacacagtgatggagaacctccaccaccactttctgtagtttattctaatgtcagtgttttactttagtatttttaaattgtcgctgtcacacaaaacctcACTTTTCTCCAGAATCTGAATCTGCAGATGTTCTTTATACAGTATCAGAACTtcctgatgaacggaccaatagaaacgccccaaaatgacctggaatcaaatctttttacattgacctccattaaaAGTGACAGGCGCTGTTTCCCTCTcctgtgaagctgctgtttatacaaggtttttgtgtgacagcaatgatatatcATTCAGCTGACgcgcaaaaacctcatatctccaaaacggccactttaccttaactttcaatggaagtcaatgtaaaatgctaaaaagcccaggtcattttggagcatttctatataTAATCTTATATACAAGATTCACATTAGggagaaaagtaaaaaacagcaaacCTGGAGATATGAGGATTTTGTGCGACAGTGACTATATGTAAATATTGAACAATATTTTATGTCAaactaaaaatgtttttctCTTTGTGATCTTGTGTGTGTCTTCGCTGctcttgtttttttaattgaacaagaggctgtgtgtgtgtgtgaaggtgtgtgtgtgtgtgtaggtggtgCATTCAGTGGAATTTCTCTCCCAAACTAACAGACCCAACATTCAAAAGAGCGACAACTTTGTGTATGATTGCGACACtttgcacaacagcacccaaacacacacttacacatattTACACACTCTAAtgtactgatgtgtgtgtgtctgtgtgtgcacgcgcatttgtttgtgtgtaaatgttattttgtatgagtgtgtgtaaagcTATTGTGCTTCAACTAATCCATCCCTAGcctcaaccacacacacacacacacacacacacacacacacctaacccaaccctaatcttaacctcagctCAACCATCAGATCAGTTTATCCTCTTATTTCCATCTTTGCGGAGGGCAGATTACAGTCCCCACAGTCCCACACAGCTTATACTGATTCAGATCGGCTCTCTATGGAAAAAACAAAGGAATAAAGTTAGTAAAGAAAGCAATCAATCACACATCATTTACATAATTAACatcattgacaaaagtattgggacgcctgctctaTTCCTGGTTTCTTCTTAAACAAGggggattaaaaagagattTTGCCAGAGTTTGGaggagagcattgctgtgagaatttgttACTTGTGTTacttgtattcagcaacaagagcattagtgaggtcagtatgttcgatgatgatgaccaccccacctcccagctccaccatcatttcagagaacacagttcctccactgctccacagctcctcaatgctggggggctttatacccctctagcccacgcctggcattattaggcagcatggagccaatagggtcatgatgatgatctgctccagagagtcctattctattggcagtacttcttctctacagggactagacaagctgtgtgtgtgcatttgcacatctgtgtcagcaaaggatTCAATGTAATCATAATCAGAGCTTAAATGGTTCCCACTTCCAAGCAGTTGCTAGTCTGTTGTTACGTAGTCACTGAGGTACATTgcttttgctaggtggttgctatggtttacCAGATAGTTGCCATGAGATTTAAGGAAGTTGGTAGGTAATTAatgtgatgttgctaggtggctgctatagtgAATATGATGCTTTGAAATTACTAGTTGTATTTAcaaagtagttgctatggtatctcacaTGGTTGCTGTGGCATCTCAGGTGGCTCCTAGTGTGTTGCAAAGTGGGttctgtggtaccccatgtggttggatTGGTGTGCATAGTGTACTGAAATCATTGTGACATAAgggtgcacaaacatttgtatcCCATTCATTTCTGTGGGAAGAAATTAcaatactggccactttattagaaacacctacattgtgcttccactcactggccactttcttagacacccctaccttgtgcttccactcagtggccactttattagaaaccctgaccttgtgcttccactcagtgAAATATTGCTGATCACTGGTCTCGTTGGGCTGACCGCAGCTCCGTCCAGCTGATGTTTCTTCTGCATGCTGAAAGTAAAGGTATGTTTGAAGTTTCCAAATTTAGGTCTCCTGTTTGAAGAGCAGAGTGTGTGAGTCACACTTTCAGCCACAGGTATAAACAGCGCTGTTTGCGGTTGCTCTCTCCTGCTTGTGTCGTCGTGGTAACAGTTAGTGACCTCCCCCTTACGGTGATGATGTAGGAGGTGTGTCTTTGTGTATCCTTGTGTCTGTCTGAGCGGGTGACATTTCCATTGACCTCATTAATACCAACTAAAATGTTCACATTATAGACTGATGTctacttctgtgtgtgtgtgtgtgtgtgtgtgtgtgtgtgtgtgtgtgtgtgtgtgtgtgtagcagccGTGATGTGGAGTGCTTGGCTAATTCCAGTTCTCCTCCTTTCTGGAGCAGCTCGgtccagtcacacacactcaggtaaGTGTGCATACATACATTTGAGTGTGATACACACACCGAAAAACTCATAAGcctttgttattaatattttattctcATTATTCtctatctactatgaattattaattattctgctataaattattcagtttccacCATGAATGATGCTTGAATCATTCAGTGTCTGTTCTTAaatattcagtgtccactacaaattatttagtatccactatgaattatacagtatccactatgaattattcagtatccactatgaattattcagtaactactacaaattattcagtatccactatgaattatttagtatccactatgaattattcagtatctactatgaattattcagtatccactatgaattatccagtatccactatgaattattcagtatccactatgaattattcagtaactactacaaattattcagtatccactatgaattattcaatatccactatgaattattcagtatccactatgaattattcagtaactactacaaattatttagtatctactatgaattattcagtaactacaacaaattatccagtatccactatgaattatacagtatccactatgaattattcagtatcactatgaattattcagtaactactacaaattattcagtatccactatgaattattcagtaactactacaaattattcagtatccactatgaattatacagtatccactatgaattattcagtatccactatgaattattcagtaactactacaaattattcagtatccactatgaattattcagtatccactatgaattattcagtaactactacaaattattcagtatccactatgaattattcagtaactactacaaattattcagtatctactatgaattattcagtaactacaacaaattatccagtatccactatgaattatacagtatccactatgaattattcagtatcactatgaattattcagtaactactacaaattattcagtatccactatgaattattcagtaactactacaaattattcagtatccactatgaattatacagtatccactatgaattattcagtatccactatgaattattcagtaactactacaaattattcagtatccactatgaattattcagtatccactatgaattattcagtaactactacaaattattcagtatccactatgaattattcaatatccactatgaattattcagtatccactatgaattattcaataactactatgaattattcagtatccactatgaattatacagtatccactatgaattattcagtaaccactatgaatttgTTGTTTTCTCTCGACTCCAGGTCTGTCTTGTGTAAATAACTTCATCACTAGTATCTCGTGTACATGGCAAAACACATCTCAGCTCACTGGGCAAGCCTGCAGCCTCCACGCAAAGAGAGACACTAGCAAAGGACCTAAGTGAGTAAAATACTTGtgatgaatatgtgtgtgtgtgtgtgtgtgtgtgtgtgtgtgtttctgtggcaTTCTTAGCAAACTTAGCAACCAGTATATTAGGTACATTAGTactttccactcactggccactttattagaaacccctcacACATTCCATcaaatgtttgtatttttcGTTCCCCTGGTGATGTTTTTTCACAGGATTTCCAGTTAatctttactgtgtgtgtgtgtgtgtgtgtgtgtgtgtgtgtgtgtgtgtactttgcAGAATGGTACAATGTGTCCTGAAGCCGTTAGAGTTTCATTCTGATGCTCCACGAGGCTGCTTGATTGTCTTTCCTTCTCTGGTGAGCAGTAGAGGAGTTCGACTGAGTCTCAGTTAGCTCAGTGTGACCACTgaaccaaaacatcactgcagaACATCTAGCTTAGATGAGCAGAGGAGTGTGTGCTGCCTCAGCACTGGTTCACCAACGTCAGCTGTTTGTACCTGCAGCTGCATTCGGCCACTGGAGTGATTctggttctctctctccccgacaGAACTTTAACTTTGGCGATATCATCTGcttgaaggtggtgtgtaaTGCGACCGTGGTTCTCCAACTGACAGACTACCACCCTGGCAGTAACAGTGCGCTGTCTCCCTGTTTCTCCcttcctccactcactggccactttattagaaacacctacattgtgcttccactcactggccactttattagaaacacctaccttgtgcttccacttactggccactttattagaaacacctacattgtgcttccacttactggccactttattagaaacacctacattgtgcttccacttactggccactttattagaaaatcctACATTGAgctcccactcactggccactttattagaaacacctacattgtgcttccactcactggccactttattagaaacacctacattgtgcttccactcactggccactttattattaCGTAACGTAATACGAGTGTAGATTGATTGTGCTGTGTGTCGATTGGTTTGACTGACAGTTAAACTGGACCCGCTGGACAGGCCGAGAGTTTATAGAGGGAACATCACCTGGAATAGAGGAGCTAAACGTATCATGCAGTGTCAGTATCAGCTACAGTTCAAGCCTTTATCACACAGCTGgaaggtcagtgtgtgtgtgtgtgtgtgtgtgtgtgtgctatgtgATATGAATCATATCAGTTCCCATATGAAAGTTGTAAATGTGTCATTAAATACCCATACACtatataaggacaaaagtattgggacaccgaaatcaaggggattagaTAGAGTTtctcttctgcttttgttggagtaactgtctcaactgtccagggtagaaggctttccacacagcactgctgtgatgatttgattgcattcagcaacagcaatagtgaggtcaagacactggatgattgatcaccaccccacctcacctcatgggtgtgacttaaagtagctgaatgcgttcattagaaggggtgtccacaaacttttatcATATATTTGATTTTGACTGATGTTAcattttaggatgagttgtgtCTGAttgccacagtgtgtgtgtgtgtgtatatatgtgtgtaggACATTAAACCAGTGGACGTAGACCGTGCGTTTGCTGTGCTGGACAATGACTCGTTGGTGCTGGGTCGTTGGTACGAGGCCCGGGTCAGGGTTAAGCCTGTGGATTTTGACAGCGGTCATTATCAAGGGCAGTGGAGCGACTGGAGCCCCTCTGTCAACTGGATGTCCGACATCGgcagagaaaaaaacacagaagacatTGAGACTGCACTGACTCcaggtatctctctctctctctctctctctctctgtaaagaTCTTTATGGAGaggtttttaagagtgtagcgtTGTCTTTAGCACTGTAACTATCTACTGAATAGTGTttctgtcctctcagtgtcctctcagtgtccccCTCAGTGTCCCCTCAATGTCCTTTGCAGCTCGGTTAGCATTTAGCCTAGCACTTTCTCACTTCCCGGGGTCTCCCTGCActtttgagctccccttctgatGTGAGAACGGCTCTAGTCTGAGAAAGGTCCGTTGGAAAACACGGAAAACGAGCTGCTCgactagtgttagcttttagcatagcGTAGATTCATGCTCGCACCCATGGCTTTCGCTTCCGAGCCCGGGTTCGAGATCCTCGTGCTTTACTGCTTTAGCATCGCTCCAGCTTTAACCAGAGCTGTGTTTTTAGAGATGTCTCTTGTCTTTTTGTGATGTTTCCTGACTGAGCTGTAACAGAGGAACTCACAGAACACTCGAACCCTCGAGGCTCTGCATGCTGATGGGGGTGTGGAttgtgatgtgttgctttgtttGAAACAGAACCGCTGTGGATCTTCATAGTGATAAGCCTCATTCTACTCATCTCAATCACCGTCTGCATTGCCCACAGATgctggtaagtgtgtgtgtgagtgtgtgtgtctgtgtgtgtgtgtgtgtgtgtgtgtgtgtgtgtgtgattcatgTTGTAGTGAAGCAGACAGCATGTACCTGTGCTTGTGTACAGGTGTTTTATAGCACTTAACACGACTAACAGCAGTCAAGCACTGAGGTCttcaactccagtcctggagctTCCTGAACTGTTGGTGTAACTGACTGACCACCTAAGGTCTTCACCTTCTTAATACTGTAAAAAATTCGACCTGGACCAGTATGTATTCTAcgtgctggttgactagcaaaccagtgttcaaaacacaacatatactggtttatgctggtttatactggagtggtgctggttgaccagaaaCCAGTaatcaaaacacaacaaatgctggtttatactggtgtggtactggttgaccagtaaaCCATTGTTTGAATCAAcctatactggtttatactggcctggtgctggttgaccagtaaaccagtgtttaaaatacaacaaatgctGGTtgatgctggtttatactggtttggtgctggttgaccagcaaaccagtgttcaaacccaacaaatgctggtttatactggtctagtGCTGgcctggtgctggttgaccagtaaaCCAGTGTTCAAACCCAACAAATGCTGCTTTAGCTCTGCTTGCTGTGATATTAGTCTCTCCTCTCATGGTGTCAGACTACAGACCTTATCTACTGATCAAGATTTAACCACCGGCTCTTTAAATGAGTCAGTCGGGGACTTCCTATGTAAATGAGATCCAGACGTAATTATACATCTGGATCTCATATATGTAGGAAATGAGGTCCAGATGTGTTTGAAGGACActgtatttgtttgttgttgctaaagtgtgtgttgttttgtgttgcagTATGTCAAGAGCAGGCAGGGAGCATATTCCTGAcccgtccaaatactttcagcCCCTTCTGTCCACCCATGGAGGAAACTTTCAGGTTGGTTAACTGCCGTTTACTTCCCTAACAAGGCTTTCATgaatagcagcagcagtgcaaGTGTTGGCTCCATCGCTGGGATGTTGACAGTtcaatccctggtgatgccactgCCACAGGTCTACGTGATAGCCCCACCCACTGGTCATACAGATGTACATACACGGCAAAACCTAATTTATCAGCATatatgggcaatatgacaatattgtatcatattgtgataatgtatttgttgtggtgttgatgggatttgaacaTATGATCTCCATTGTCTCTTatcaagcaggcagttagacaggcactccactctagagctgtgaagctggatctgagaaagaagggaagtaaatttactcagaactgggtTTGTATGCAGTGTAGTTTCACAGTTCTTGACTGGAGACGGCCCTACGGCCTAACTGCTGCTgatcatcaagtgtgaggaggtcataggttcaaatcccagcagaGGGCTCAGCACTGTCAGAAACCTCCCAGTCTGGGGAGGTCATGTGATGGGTGAGTTCTAAGCTgtagatgggaataaacagtaaatagactgagggggcggagccacagacttacacagtattttacccgtttcagctgcagctcatttactttGAATGTTACTCAGTGTGGACTGGAAAACAGCTCCACCTTGATattcttttttgattttttaattattgtgaTATTTACCATGAACACACTAAACAATCGCAATATcaccccccaaccccaaccccccaaacccTTCCCCAGTACCCCTGAGCCGGAGGCTGAAAGGCCCTGTTTCTCGTCCTGAATGGGTTTGaggttttctgtctttttttctctttcgtTTTTCGTAAGTAGTACCGACCTCCTCTTGTGGTTTCTTTGCTCCTTTACGTCCTACATGGTAACggatgtatacacacacacacacacacacacacacttacacacacaccacagtgaTTCTGTGATATTTTATGTGGTAGTCGGGATGAAACACTTTGCTTTCTTTTCACAGAAATGAGCCTCTGTCTCTTATCATTcaccactaacaccacacacacagatacacacgcacacacacacacacacacacacacacacacagatatacacacacacacacacacagatacacacacacagatactcacacacacagacactcataTCTCATCATGTCTGTGATAGCTGGTTTAGAGATCTGCATGCAGGACCCACCACAATAGGAACCAACAGATGCCAATGTTTCTCACTCCCATTTTAAGTGTGTTCTAAGGAAGCCTTGAAGAACTCCTTCTTCTAAAGTTGTGATCATGGAATcttaaaaacacaaatttaaGGATAGTCTGgggaacccttgaagaaccataTTTTAAGGGTATTTTAAAAATCATGAAAAGAGCCTCGTTGTAAGGTTCTGTCAAAGAAACATTTGCTAAAGAACATTTAAAGAACCCAGATCCAGTGAAGAATCCTGTGTCAAGGGTAAAGAAACCTCTAATAAACCCTTTGTAGGGTCTTGAGGAaccccattaaaaaaaaaccttgaagaaAATGCTGATGGCTAGCTTTGAGCTGCATGGTAAGGTCAAGTGTCTTGTTTCGTCCCGATACTTCAGAAACATGCTTGCTAGACCATCACCAAAACCATGAAGTGTGGGATATGGCCGTAGCTCTTAGCTCGTTACCTTTACAGTGCACTATTCAGTGCGCAATGTTAGAGAAATGAGACACACTCTAATACATGATACCTCTTAATACACTATAATATAATAGGGTTGTGTTTTTTGGCACTGGCTAAACTTTGATCAGGCGAGGTCCTTATGCTGTTCCTTTCCTTTTCTAGACTGATTAGAGGGGACTGCCGGACTACAGTGCAAGCCTAGTGCACCTAAATTGGAGGTGTTCCAAATACCTTCCACATTTACCTCTGCTATTTGTCTCCACAGAAATGGCTGGGCCCTCAGCACACCACCCACTCCCTCCTCACCCCTCGGTCGTGTGACTGTGAAATCTCCCCTGTGGAGGTTTCAGGCGTTTTGGACAGCACTCTGGTTGACAAGATGTTGCATTTCCACACCAATCTCACGTCGTCCTTCCAACAAACCAGCGGCGACAGCCAGTCCTCATCTGGCTTCTCCAACATGGGCTACTTCTACAGCGAAACTCAGCCAGGCTCTTTGAACTTGGAGACCTGCTCAGTGTACTTCACCTACCATCCTGAAGAGGGCAGCGGCGACGAGCTTCAATCAACATCCTCCTACGAACGCCTGCAGTGCCAAGAGCAGGAACCCGGAGAGCCCTCGAGCCCTGACTCTGGCTTTGGCATGGAAGGAGAAGGGGAAGAAGAAGACGCCGATgaagaagaacaagaaaaagaatCAATGGACGACGAAGAGAAGGACAAAAAGTGCAGTGTGGTCAATGTCCAGCATTTTGTCTCGTTTGTTCTGTCCTTACCAGAAAGTTCAAGGGCGATCGAGTCCACAACTGCCACCCAGGTCCCGCTGAGCTTCACCCAGCTGCCGGAGCTCTTGCCCTGGCCTGAGGCGGAAGTAGAAGAAGATGGGGTTGGTATTGGTAACTCCTCCGAGCCTCCAGAGGGTGCTGTGGGTAGACCCTCGTCTATGGTGGTGCAGCCATGCAGCAGTGGTTACTTAACCCTGAAAGAGATGCAAAAATACAGCAACAAATCCATCTGAGCTGAAAAGTCACTTTACACAGTTTTCCCACTTAGCCCATAAGCTAgaaggctaacgtagctaacaagcaatggaagcttatgtgTCTTCTCATTTTTTTGATCGATTTTTTTACAGGACTGAAAACATGGATGTGGACGGATCAATTCAGTTTTATTGCTAACTATGCTAACTCCTCTAGTTGACGTTAGCTATGTCCAGAAACAgctgaaatatatattttgacaAACGTTCGGCCACAGTGTTCACTAACCGTCCTTTTTGCGTACCACCATAGTTGTCACCTAAAAACCCTGCCCTAATTTTAGCGAAAGAGCTTTTTGGTGTTAGCATATCGAATATAATTCCTGTGTCGAGGTGGCTGCAGTGGTTTTCTCGCTCTAAGTTTGCAGTGGTTTTGGACACTGGTAGACCGCACCACACCATGAAATAGATGCTGTTGTTTTCTTTTCGGCAAAGCTGTGACATACATGTGTATGTATCACCATCGGCAAAAGGTGATCAGCTGATTAGCTGATTAGCGTACACacacttccattacttgttaactACATTAGCCTAGCAGCTCCAGCAGAAACCACTGAAAACGTCTATGGTCAGGACCACAGCCTAAAATTAAAACAGACCTTGTTGGTTCACATATCTGCTCATATTCAGTGCGATTCATCTTATCATGTTTAAAAGACTAGGTTCTTCTTTCTCAGTGATCTACCCTGCTGAACAATCCAGCTTAAGACCAGCTTAGGTcagtttggtcatgctagtACACCAGCTAAATAATtaacctaaaaaaaaaggcctggTCAACCAACATTACCAGTCTGAGCTGACCAGGCTGATTTTCTCAGCAAGGTAAGGACTTTAGCTAGCCCCTGAAATGTCTTTTAATTGTAGagatgcaaaaaaaaacccaaacaaaataataaataatcaaataaaataaataaaacatcatcCCAACCCCCATCTATCATTCAGGGGAAATGTTTAGCTAACTAGGGAACGTATATGTGTTGaatattgctgttattattttttatgcacTGAAAACTGGAGGTGAACATTCCAGAGATGAGTCTTTGGAAATCATCACTAACAGATGTGTTGATGATGATCacatgtaatgttttttttttctttgctttctGACAGTCTGGAGTGTGTAGGCCACATAGGTGACCAG
Encoded proteins:
- the il2rb gene encoding interleukin-2 receptor subunit beta, with protein sequence MWSAWLIPVLLLSGAARSSHTHSGLSCVNNFITSISCTWQNTSQLTGQACSLHAKRDTSKGPKMVQCVLKPLEFHSDAPRGCLIVFPSLNFNFGDIICLKVVCNATVVLQLTDYHPGSNIKLDPLDRPRVYRGNITWNRGAKRIMQCQYQLQFKPLSHSWKDIKPVDVDRAFAVLDNDSLVLGRWYEARVRVKPVDFDSGHYQGQWSDWSPSVNWMSDIGREKNTEDIETALTPEPLWIFIVISLILLISITVCIAHRCCMSRAGREHIPDPSKYFQPLLSTHGGNFQKWLGPQHTTHSLLTPRSCDCEISPVEVSGVLDSTLVDKMLHFHTNLTSSFQQTSGDSQSSSGFSNMGYFYSETQPGSLNLETCSVYFTYHPEEGSGDELQSTSSYERLQCQEQEPGEPSSPDSGFGMEGEGEEEDADEEEQEKESMDDEEKDKKCSVVNVQHFVSFVLSLPESSRAIESTTATQVPLSFTQLPELLPWPEAEVEEDGVGIGNSSEPPEGAVGRPSSMVVQPCSSGYLTLKEMQKYSNKSI